The following coding sequences lie in one Aricia agestis chromosome 18, ilAriAges1.1, whole genome shotgun sequence genomic window:
- the LOC121735797 gene encoding ubiquitin-conjugating enzyme E2-17 kDa — MSTPARRRLMRDFKRLQEDPPTGVSGAPTDNNIMIWNAVIFGPHDTPFEDGTFKLTIEFTEEYPNKPPTVRFVSKMFHPNVYADGGICLDILQNRWSPTYDVSAILTSIQSLLSDPNPNSPANSMAAQLYKENRREYEKRVKACVEQSFID, encoded by the exons ATGTCAACTCCTGCCAGAAGACGTCTGATGAGGGATTTCAAGcg CCTTCAAGAGGACCCACCCACTGGTGTATCTGGAGCCCCCACAGACAACAATATTATGATCTGGAATGCCGTTATTTTCGGGCCCCATGATACTCCATTTGAGGATGGCACTTTCAAATTAACTATAGAATTCACAGAGGAGTATCCCAATAAACCACCTACAGTTAGATTTGTCTCCAAAATGTTTCACCCCAATGTGTATGCTGATGGTGGAATATGCTTAGACATCCTGCAAAATCGGTGGAGCCCTACCTATGATGTGTCTGCCATTTTGACTTCAATACAG TCTTTATTGAGTGATCCAAACCCAAATTCACCTGCAAACTCAATGGCGGCACAGCTATACAAAGAGAATCGGCGGGAATATGAGAAACGGGTCAAAGCATGTGTGGAACAGTCTTTTATTGATTAG
- the LOC121735796 gene encoding RNA exonuclease 1 homolog has product MLPSTGYFKGINCPFYDSGLCERPYCHFRHVKKEPQNESIESGAILQKLVSAAVQKVLQQTDGSGVTSPIPASSEVSTNNEGQGTSSKPSYNPTPISELNKINSGLENNEDKPELTRRHIPIPYTPRKPIIPIKRTASENGEVLTIIPPAEYSPGSESAKLETYTPTGSTESTKQYLPGKQTEIQQYIPNESKTSSKHNYVPSDKTTNKKKILEYKPVKLASKNDVKTVTYQPTPKSLVPCFSSDEDEPEPKKSKLSNDLNGLDDLGPEFDILDQILDEEKGNDKSDVPNLKENKLNKLATDQSIKSSNKTDVQNVKENKIEKITTDHRSKSKTKENKDSKSSSSKDKKSSKNKSEIKEKSHVREIDKKSSHNSKESSNKNDKKDKDRKHRSKSTERKSSHKKSSHDKDAKKDKSEKSEKKHSNNNSNETKSSKSSSKHSSNSKHDTKHKSKHKSSHDSKENHKKDKEKSDKNKDIEDISHDYEDLVEDELEILSESDEESIAMECKRIFEEYVPTAISKTVDDNKEDIIVADNDEYVPSKKRISRTTEKNIKITPKPPVKPDFKVSAAQAMAERLSKVKEYHAAKKLEALNKEMANKPLKPDIAKYFSASSNGNAKVRIAHVPYASTLVTAKKEIQPNINSTKTTEPSTSSTAIQTVKKGAQRVAHVPSDKFIDRPGVLEPLASKIPANIRSTYLNMMIDHCLKIYINVTDAYARAQHEELATSKKCSTVQIYKNSAVLAISRLKKELQECNGVKKSGSDCTSLNKTNTANSNTKPVGSWSIESKNKKNFDDIQQYTGAKLYHNISKWILTEEQLVENGFPRPHSSGEKGRAIIVGKNKQKPPKGYVRTCCRCKKDYTVDKKGFAAVKEECIYHPNNKYRIRGEVRYQCCSQDGSSDGCCIASSHVYEYVDFDNLKGFVRTMPPDGQKDDYGVYSLDCEMCYTTHGLDLTRITVINSACKVIYETLIKPLHPIIDYNTRYSGITEEQMAEVKTTLLDVQATLLSMFNSKTILIGHSLESDFKALKLIHDTVVDTSVLFPHKMGPPYKRALRNLSSEYLRKIIQNSVDGHDSAEDATVCMELILYKLKEDLKTR; this is encoded by the coding sequence ATGCTCCCATCAACAGGATATTTCAAAGGAATCAACTGCCCTTTTTATGATAGTGGGCTATGTGAACGTCCTTATTGTCACTTCCGTCATGTTAAGAAGGAGCCACAAAACGAATCTATCGAAAGTGGAGCAATACTACAGAAACTAGTATCTGCGGCTGTGCAAAAAGTATTGCAGCAGACAGACGGGTCTGGTGTAACGTCACCGATACCCGCGTCCAGCGAGGTATCCACCAACAATGAGGGTCAGGGCACTTCCTCAAAACCCTCGTATAACCCTACTCCTATATCagaacttaataaaataaatagtggTTTAGAGAACAACGAAGACAAGCCAGAACTCACTAGAAGGCATATTCCAATACCATACACGCCCAGGAAGCCAATCATACCAATTAAACGGACTGCAAGTGAAAATGGTGAAGTATTGACAATTATACCTCCAGCTGAATATTCTCCAGGTTCAGAAAGCGCTAAGCTAGAAACATACACACCAACAGGTTCTACAGAGTCTACAAAACAGTATTTGCCTGGTAAACAGACGGAAATTCAACAGTATATACCCAATGAATCTAAAACTTCTAGCAAACATAATTATGTGCCTTCTGATAAAACTACTAACAAAAAGAAAATCCTTGAATACAAACCTGTGAAATTGGCTTCAAAAAACGATGTAAAAACTGTCACATATCAACCCACTCCAAAATCCTTAGTACCATGTTTTTCGAGCGATGAAGATGAACCAGAACCCAAGAAAAGCAAACTTTCTAATGATCTGAATGGACTGGATGACTTAGGACCCGAATTTGATATTTTGGATCAAATACTTGATGAAGAAAAAGGCAATGATAAATCTGATGTAcctaatttaaaagaaaacaaGCTAAATAAATTAGCAACAGATCAGAGCATTAAAAGTAGTAATAAAACTGATGtacaaaatgtaaaagaaaacaaaatagaaaaaataacaaCAGATCATAGAAGTAAAAGTAAAACAAAAGAGAACAAAGACAGCAAAAGTAGTAGTAGCAAAGACAAAAAGTCGAGTAAAAATAAGTCTGAAATTAAGGAAAAGAGTCATGTAAGGGAAATAGATAAGAAAAGTAGTCACAATTCAAAAGAGTCTtctaataaaaatgataaaaaagatAAAGATAGAAAGCACCGGTCTAAAAGCACAGAAAGAAAGTCAAGTCACAAGAAATCATCCCATGACAAAGATGCGAAAAAGGATAAAAGTGAAAAGTCGGAAAAAAAACATTCTAATAACAATTCAAATGAAACCAAAAGTTCTAAAAGCTCATCAAAACATAGTAGTAATTCCAAACATGACACAAAACATAAATCTAAGCACAAGAGCTCTCATGATTCTAAAGAAAATCATAAAAAAGATAAAGAAAAGTCTGACAAAAATAAGGATATAGAAGACATATCTCATGATTATGAAGATTTAGTTGAAGATGAATTAGAGATTCTATCTGAGTCTGATGAGGAATCTATTGCAATGGAGTGCAAAAGAATATTTGAAGAATATGTCCCAACAGCAATATCAAAAACTGTAGATGATaataaagaagatattattgtgGCAGACAATGATGAATATGTACCATCTAAGAAAAGAATATCTAGGACAACTGAAAAGAACATTAAGATAACACCTAAACCTCCAGTAAAGCCAGACTTTAAAGTAAGTGCTGCACAGGCAATGGCAGAAAGATTATCAAAAGTTAAAGAATATCATGCAGCGAAGAAGTTAGAAGCATTAAATAAAGAGATGGCCAATAAACCATTAAAACCAGatatagctaaatattttagtgCATCAAGTAATGGAAATGCAAAAGTTCGAATAGCTCATGTGCCTTACGCATCCACATTGGTTACAGCAAAAAAAGAAATTCAGCCTAACATTAACAGCACTAAAACTACTGAGCCCTCCACAAGCTCTACAGCAATTCAAACTGTAAAAAAAGGGGCACAGAGAGTAGCCCATGTGCCTAGTGACAAGTTTATAGATAGGCCCGGGGTATTAGAACCTCTAGCATCAAAAATTCCAGCTAACATTAGATCCACTTATCTTAATATGATGATTGACCACTGTTTGAAAATATACATCAATGTAACTGATGCCTATGCCAGAGCACAGCACGAGGAGCTAGCCACGAGCAAAAAGTGTTCTACAGTACAAATTTATAAAAACTCAGCAGTTCTTGCCATAAGTAGATTAAAAAAAGAACTCCAAGAATGCAACGGTGTCAAAAAGTCAGGATCAGACTGTACATCATTGAACAAAACAAATACAGCCAACTCCAATACCAAGCCAGTGGGGTCATGGAGTatagaaagtaaaaataaaaagaattttgatgatATACAACAATATACAGGTGCTAAGTTATATCATAACATTTCTAAATGGATACTGACAGAAGAGCAGCTAGTAGAAAATGGTTTCCCGAGACCCCACAGCAGCGGGGAAAAGGGAAGAGCTATAATAGTTGGTAAAAATAAACAGAAACCCCCTAAAGGATATGTAAGGACTTGTTGTAGGTGTAAGAAGGATTATACAGTTGATAAAAAAGGTTTTGCTGCTGTTAAGGAAGAGTGCATTTACCATCCAAATAACAAATACAGGATTCGCGGTGAGGTTCGCTACCAGTGCTGCAGCCAAGACGGTTCCTCTGATGGTTGTTGTATTGCTTCAAGTCATGTTTACGAATATGTCGATTTTGATAATCTTAAAGGGTTCGTGAGGACAATGCCTCCCGATGGACAAAAGGATGATTATGGTGTTTACTCACTAGATTGTGAAATGTGTTATACAACGCACGGTTTGGATTTAACTAGGATAACTGTAATTAATTCTGCTTGTAAAGTGATTTACGAAACGCTCATCAAGCCCCTGCATCCTATAATAGACTACAACACACGGTATTCGGGCATTACCGAAGAACAGATGGCTGAAGTAAAAACGACATTGTTAGATGTGCAGGCGACATTGCTGTCAATGTTCAATagcaaaacaatattaataggTCACAGTCTAGAGTCAGATTTTAAAGCTCTTAAACTTATCCATGACACTGTGGTTGATACGAGTGTACTGTTCCCACACAAAATGGGTCCACCTTATAAAAGAGCTCTGAGAAATCTATCTTCTGAATATTTAAGGAAGATTATACAGAACTCAGTGGATGGGCATGACAGCGCAGAAGATGCCACAGTATGTATGGAGCTAATTCTTTATAAACTAAAAGAAGATCTAAAAACTAGGTGA
- the LOC121735798 gene encoding deoxyuridine 5'-triphosphate nucleotidohydrolase — translation MPATVNTVLKFTRLTTNAFAPSKGSEKAAGFDLKSAYDYVVPARGKELIKTDIQIELPSGCYGRVAPRSGLAVKNFIDVGAGVIDEDYRGNVGVVLFNHSDNDFVVNKGDRIAQLICEKIFYPEIVEANSLSETQRADGGFGSTGTQ, via the exons ATGCCCGCTACCGTAAATACCGTTTTGAAATTCACACGCTTAACCACCAACGCATTTGCACCCTCGAAAGGGTCTGAAAAAGCAGCCGGATTTGATTTAAAAAG TGCATATGACTACGTTGTACCAGCTCGGGGTAAGGAGTTAATAAAGACTGACATACAGATAGAATTACCTTCTGGCTGCTATGGAAGAGTTGCACCTCGCTCCGGGCTTGCTGTTAAAAACTTTATTGATGTTGGAG CTGGTGTTATAGATGAAGATTATCGTGGGAATGTTGGTGTAGTATTGTTCAACCACTCTGACAATGACTTTGTAGTCAATAAAGGTGATAGAATTGCCCAGCTCATATGTGAGAAAATTTTCTATCCGGAAATAGTTGAAGCTAATTCCCTGTCTGAAACCCAAAGAGCTGACGGAGGTTTTGGATCAACTGGCacacaataa